One Gemmatimonadaceae bacterium DNA segment encodes these proteins:
- the ctaD gene encoding cytochrome c oxidase subunit I yields the protein MATVAASPTYAASATPSRSKLMSWLTTTDHKVIGTLYLHSSLFFFVLGGLEAILMRWQLMRPNGTVLTAEQFNQLFTMHGTTMVFLAVMPLSAAFFNYLIPLQIGARDVAFPRLNAFSYWIFLLGGIFITLPIFFWVAPDGGWFGYAPLSGRTYSPGPNMDFWVLGIQILGISSLAASFNFATTVINMRAPGMNLMRMPMFTWMSFVTQFLIILSFPVVTIALVFLQFDRFFGTTFYSMSAGADPLLWQHLFWIFGHPEVYILILPAFGLVSEVLPTNSKKPLFGYPVMAYSGILIGFLGFGVWAHHMFSVGMGPIADTVFGLTTMLIAIPTGVKIFNWIFTMWGGSVRFTAAMKFAIGLIAMFTIGGISGITHASPPSDLQQTDTYYIVAHFHYVLFGGAIMGIFAGIYHYFPKMYGRKMDEGLGTLHFWLNLIAMNLTFFPMHFSGMLGMPRRIYTYDAGQGWETFNMISSIGAFLLAPATLVFIYNFFKSKKSGEPCGANPWDAATLEWSIPSPPPEYNFAKLPMVTSRYPMWDLTHPERTSQLPHSRTGWDEASKQTGEHDMSPMHIETERYTARELGIPMPSSTIKPFFVALGIVLMFCGLLFLPKHMMVPAFVLMLGGAAMWIGFLYAWLTTPLEDHH from the coding sequence ATGGCTACTGTCGCTGCAAGCCCGACCTATGCTGCCAGTGCGACGCCGTCGCGCTCGAAGCTGATGAGTTGGCTCACGACCACCGACCACAAGGTGATCGGGACGCTGTACCTGCACTCGTCCCTGTTCTTCTTCGTGCTCGGCGGGCTCGAGGCCATCTTGATGCGCTGGCAGCTCATGCGCCCCAACGGCACCGTGCTCACCGCCGAACAGTTCAACCAGCTGTTCACGATGCACGGCACGACGATGGTGTTCCTCGCCGTCATGCCGCTGTCCGCCGCCTTCTTCAACTACCTCATCCCGCTGCAGATCGGGGCGCGCGACGTCGCCTTCCCGCGACTCAACGCCTTCAGCTACTGGATCTTCCTGCTGGGCGGCATCTTCATCACGCTTCCCATCTTCTTCTGGGTTGCCCCTGACGGCGGCTGGTTCGGCTATGCGCCGCTCTCGGGACGCACCTACTCCCCGGGCCCGAACATGGACTTCTGGGTGCTCGGCATCCAGATCCTCGGCATCTCGTCGCTCGCGGCGTCGTTCAACTTCGCCACCACCGTCATCAACATGCGCGCCCCGGGGATGAACCTGATGCGCATGCCGATGTTCACGTGGATGTCGTTCGTGACGCAGTTCCTGATCATCCTGTCGTTCCCCGTCGTCACGATCGCGCTCGTCTTCCTCCAGTTCGATCGCTTCTTCGGCACCACGTTCTACTCGATGAGCGCCGGCGCCGATCCGCTCCTCTGGCAGCACCTCTTCTGGATCTTCGGTCACCCCGAGGTCTACATCCTCATCCTCCCGGCCTTCGGCCTGGTGAGCGAGGTCCTCCCGACGAACTCGAAAAAGCCGCTGTTCGGCTATCCCGTGATGGCCTACTCCGGGATCCTCATCGGCTTCCTCGGCTTTGGCGTCTGGGCGCATCACATGTTCTCCGTGGGCATGGGCCCCATCGCCGACACGGTCTTCGGCCTGACCACGATGCTCATCGCCATCCCGACCGGGGTGAAGATCTTCAACTGGATCTTCACCATGTGGGGCGGATCGGTGCGATTCACCGCGGCGATGAAGTTCGCCATCGGCCTCATCGCCATGTTCACCATCGGCGGCATTTCGGGCATTACCCATGCCTCACCGCCGTCGGACCTGCAGCAGACCGACACGTACTACATCGTCGCCCACTTCCATTACGTGCTCTTCGGTGGGGCGATCATGGGGATCTTCGCGGGGATCTACCACTACTTCCCCAAGATGTACGGCCGGAAGATGGATGAGGGGCTGGGCACCCTGCACTTCTGGCTCAACCTCATCGCGATGAACCTCACCTTCTTCCCCATGCACTTCTCGGGGATGCTCGGCATGCCGCGACGCATCTACACGTACGATGCCGGCCAGGGGTGGGAAACGTTCAACATGATCTCGAGCATCGGCGCCTTCCTCCTCGCGCCGGCCACCCTCGTCTTCATCTACAACTTCTTCAAGTCGAAGAAGTCGGGCGAACCGTGCGGCGCCAACCCGTGGGATGCCGCCACGCTGGAATGGTCCATCCCGTCCCCGCCGCCCGAGTACAACTTCGCCAAGCTGCCGATGGTCACCTCGCGCTACCCGATGTGGGACCTCACCCACCCGGAGCGCACCTCGCAACTCCCCCACTCCAGGACCGGATGGGACGAGGCGAGCAAGCAGACCGGCGAGCACGACATGTCGCCCATGCACATCGAGACGGAACGGTACACGGCACGGGAACTCGGCATCCCCATGCCCTCCTCCACGATCAAGCCGTTCTTCGTGGCGTTAGGCATCGTCCTCATGTTCTGCGGGCTGCTCTTCCTCCCCAAGCACATGATGGTCCCCGCCTTCGTCCTCATGCTCGGCGGCGCCGCCATGTGGATCGGCTTCCTCTACGCCTGGCTCACCACCCCGCTGGAAGACCACCACTAG
- a CDS encoding DUF5009 domain-containing protein has product MTATIPPTAGTPESEGHRSPSDAAATRATSAPANASPLATEGARRDTAPPRERLLSLDVFRGMTVAGMLLVNNPGTWSAIYPPLEHAAWNGWTPTDLIFPFFLFIVGITTHLSLEARRARGDDEDAIVRQVVKRGLLIVLFGLLLAAFPFFPVTRVTGMRFPGVLQRIGVAYLCGALLTRRASLTQQVALVAALLFGYWFAMTLIPVPGRGMGALLLDDPSASLAAYVDRAVFGSHLWRSSRTWDPEGLLSTIPAIGTVILGVITGRWIGSGRPILERLVAMLAVGSLCMVLGLMWHWSFPINKSLWTSSYVLFTAGMGAVALATCIWVIDVLGITRWTRPFTWYGMNPMIAFVGSGMMARLIYSVITVPHNGERAPIQKVIFETAYAPWFEDPRNASLLFAVTFVLLWAALLGLLHRKRIFFKV; this is encoded by the coding sequence ATGACCGCGACGATCCCACCTACAGCAGGAACGCCGGAGAGCGAGGGGCACCGCTCGCCGAGTGATGCGGCGGCGACGCGAGCCACGAGCGCGCCGGCCAACGCCTCGCCCCTGGCGACCGAGGGCGCGCGCCGCGATACGGCGCCCCCGCGCGAGCGCCTCCTCTCCCTCGACGTCTTTCGCGGGATGACCGTCGCCGGGATGCTCCTGGTGAACAACCCGGGGACGTGGAGCGCCATCTATCCGCCGTTGGAGCATGCGGCATGGAACGGTTGGACACCAACCGACCTCATCTTCCCGTTCTTCCTCTTCATCGTCGGGATCACGACGCACCTGTCGCTGGAGGCGCGGCGGGCGCGAGGCGACGATGAGGACGCGATCGTGCGGCAGGTGGTCAAGCGCGGCCTCCTGATCGTGCTCTTTGGACTCCTGCTGGCGGCGTTTCCCTTTTTCCCGGTGACGCGTGTCACGGGCATGCGCTTCCCCGGTGTGCTGCAACGCATCGGCGTGGCCTATCTGTGCGGTGCGCTGCTCACGCGGCGGGCTTCACTCACTCAGCAGGTGGCCCTGGTGGCCGCGCTCCTGTTCGGCTACTGGTTCGCGATGACGCTGATCCCGGTCCCCGGTCGCGGGATGGGGGCGCTCCTCCTCGACGATCCCTCGGCATCGCTCGCAGCGTACGTCGATCGCGCCGTCTTCGGATCCCACCTGTGGCGCTCGTCGAGGACATGGGACCCGGAAGGGTTGTTGTCGACCATCCCCGCGATCGGGACGGTGATCCTTGGCGTCATCACCGGGCGCTGGATCGGATCTGGGCGTCCGATCCTCGAGCGGCTCGTCGCGATGCTGGCGGTCGGATCGTTATGCATGGTGCTGGGGCTCATGTGGCACTGGTCGTTCCCGATCAACAAGAGCCTGTGGACCTCGTCGTACGTCCTGTTCACCGCCGGGATGGGCGCCGTGGCCCTCGCCACGTGCATCTGGGTGATCGACGTGTTAGGCATAACGCGATGGACGCGCCCCTTCACCTGGTACGGAATGAATCCCATGATTGCATTCGTGGGTTCGGGAATGATGGCACGCCTGATATATTCCGTGATCACCGTCCCGCATAACGGTGAGCGAGCTCCAATCCAGAAGGTGATCTTCGAGACAGCGTACGCCCCGTGGTTCGAGGACCCGCGCAACGCATCGTTGCTGTTCGCGGTCACCTTCGTCCTCCTCTGGGCCGCGCTTCTGGGGCTGCTCCACCGCAAGCGGATTTTCTTCAAGGTCTGA
- a CDS encoding cytochrome C oxidase subunit IV family protein, protein MSHETAHAEHYHPSWKEYKWVALVLTLITVVEVWAYYIPELVASKVFIPGLLVMSAVKFAIVVMFYMHLKYDHKLFRALFTGPLVVAILTILGLLLLFSKLAIRVAGGG, encoded by the coding sequence ATGTCGCACGAGACCGCACACGCCGAGCATTACCATCCGTCGTGGAAGGAGTACAAGTGGGTCGCCCTCGTCCTGACGCTCATCACGGTCGTCGAGGTCTGGGCGTACTACATCCCCGAGCTCGTCGCCTCCAAGGTGTTCATCCCGGGACTCCTCGTCATGTCGGCGGTGAAGTTCGCGATCGTCGTGATGTTCTACATGCACCTCAAGTATGACCACAAGCTCTTCCGCGCCCTGTTCACCGGGCCGCTCGTGGTCGCAATCCTCACGATCCTCGGACTGCTCCTCCTCTTCTCCAAGCTCGCCATTCGCGTCGCGGGCGGCGGCTGA
- the dacB gene encoding D-alanyl-D-alanine carboxypeptidase/D-alanyl-D-alanine-endopeptidase has protein sequence MASLGIVLASSLLAPRAQGAALDPLTSRPTSPLIDSRAVAGWHERRTVAPTPLTERKGTQRSKPSGTKAKRAATTKKPAPKATRKGTRKPAPSRATAGAKTRSSTARSSTARSSTVRSSRTAGGRRRTSRVARRPVKAVPVLAHTTPRGEIALSNDLAFLLNARTVEGVWGVVVSSLSRGDTLFSYRPDAPMLPASTFKLFTTALAFDRLGPSYQIGTDILRDGAVEDDGTLRGSLFLRGGGDPSMSARYMRGGPEAAMRALARLVSAAGIKRVSGDVVGDDGAFERKPIPDGWLSRYLDDSYASRVSSLSLNENLLNVVIAPGRSGRAAVVTLQPATVAYKVINNTRTGAGRGGKLTVSRTSDGTVVARGTIGVRSEPKVYQVVVDDPALFTTGAFRKALEREGIAVDGELRLGATPPAATRLATFRSPPLWALTNDMNRESVNHIAELLLRNAARTGAPDGVGSAERANTLLREFMAQKVGARPESVNAADGSGLSSMDRITPRSLVQLLGYANRAPWGREFHESLPVAGQSETLLRRMIATPAAGNLHAKTGTTNEVIALGGFVTAANGELLAFSFLYNGRDRWHARETIDAMGATLAGWSR, from the coding sequence ATGGCATCGTTGGGGATCGTCCTCGCGTCGTCGCTCCTCGCGCCACGCGCCCAAGGTGCCGCGCTCGATCCGCTCACCTCGCGCCCCACGTCGCCGCTCATCGACTCACGCGCTGTGGCGGGCTGGCATGAGCGCCGAACGGTCGCCCCGACGCCCCTCACAGAACGAAAGGGGACGCAGCGGAGCAAGCCGTCTGGCACCAAGGCCAAGCGCGCGGCGACAACGAAGAAGCCCGCGCCCAAGGCAACGCGAAAGGGGACCAGGAAGCCGGCGCCGAGTCGCGCGACCGCCGGTGCCAAGACCAGGTCGTCGACGGCGCGATCGTCGACGGCGCGATCGTCGACGGTGCGATCGTCGCGGACCGCTGGTGGACGGCGTCGCACATCGCGCGTGGCGCGGCGTCCGGTGAAGGCGGTCCCGGTCCTTGCCCACACAACGCCCCGCGGCGAGATCGCGCTCTCCAACGACCTGGCCTTCCTCCTCAATGCGCGCACGGTCGAGGGGGTGTGGGGCGTGGTCGTCTCATCGCTCTCGCGCGGCGATACGCTCTTCTCGTATCGCCCCGACGCGCCGATGCTCCCGGCATCCACGTTCAAGCTCTTCACGACCGCACTCGCCTTCGATCGACTGGGGCCGAGCTACCAGATCGGCACCGACATCCTGCGTGACGGTGCCGTCGAGGACGATGGCACGCTGCGCGGCTCGCTCTTCCTGCGCGGCGGCGGCGATCCGTCGATGTCCGCGCGCTACATGCGGGGCGGCCCCGAGGCGGCCATGCGCGCGCTCGCACGCCTCGTGTCCGCGGCCGGGATCAAGCGCGTGAGCGGCGACGTGGTGGGCGACGATGGCGCCTTCGAGCGCAAGCCGATTCCCGACGGATGGCTGTCGCGCTACCTCGATGACTCGTACGCCTCGCGTGTCTCATCGCTCTCGCTCAACGAGAACCTGCTGAACGTGGTCATCGCGCCCGGGCGGTCTGGGCGCGCCGCGGTGGTGACGTTGCAGCCGGCGACCGTCGCCTACAAGGTCATCAACAACACGCGCACCGGAGCCGGGCGCGGCGGGAAGCTCACCGTCTCGCGCACCAGCGACGGCACCGTGGTCGCGCGCGGGACCATCGGCGTGCGCTCGGAGCCCAAGGTCTACCAGGTCGTGGTCGACGACCCGGCTCTCTTCACGACCGGCGCCTTCCGCAAGGCACTCGAACGAGAGGGGATCGCGGTCGACGGTGAGCTGCGCCTCGGTGCCACACCGCCGGCGGCGACCAGGCTCGCCACCTTCCGGTCGCCACCGCTCTGGGCGCTCACGAACGACATGAACCGGGAGAGCGTGAACCACATCGCCGAGTTGCTGCTGCGCAACGCCGCGCGCACCGGTGCACCTGACGGTGTGGGATCGGCGGAGCGCGCCAACACACTCCTGCGCGAGTTCATGGCGCAGAAGGTGGGGGCGCGTCCCGAGTCGGTGAACGCCGCCGATGGCAGCGGCCTCTCCTCCATGGACCGCATCACGCCGCGCTCGCTCGTGCAGCTCCTGGGCTACGCGAACCGGGCGCCGTGGGGGCGCGAGTTCCATGAGTCGCTTCCTGTCGCTGGACAGTCTGAGACGCTACTCCGACGCATGATCGCCACCCCCGCCGCCGGCAACCTGCACGCCAAGACGGGGACCACCAACGAAGTCATCGCACTCGGCGGCTTCGTGACGGCGGCGAACGGGGAACTCCTCGCCTTCTCCTTCCTGTACAACGGGCGCGATCGCTGGCATGCCCGCGAGACCATCGATGCCATGGGCGCCACGCTCGCGGGGTGGAGCCGCTGA
- a CDS encoding aspartate ammonia-lyase codes for MIEKTLHGRPTRLATLGAGEAVGEGILLDESPHGTSAKSIEQTTAFVLTKASIQTIVKDNPTLYAALVARAARAISQRLAATDATMVGRGRRLGFSGAATRTEKDLLGSREIPYDALYGVQTLRAMENFPITGVVIREFPALLAALAAVKEAAAKANTELGLLDQERCDVIVRAATEVRQGRHHEHFLVDVIQGGAGTSTNMNANEVIANRALELLGAKRGDYDRLHPNSHVNLSQSTNDVYPTAVRLALHGEIEKLRVAMRELALAFKAKGAEFAPLLKMGRTQLQDAVPMTLGQEFTAFGHTLLEDVDRLGESLSLIREISMGATAIGTGITAPAGYTESVRKHLSDVTGLELITAPDLVEATSDTGAFVQLSGVLKRCAAKLSKICNDLRLLSSGPRTGFGEINLPPMQPGSSIMPGKVNPVIPEVVNQVCFEIIGGDVTVTMAAEAGQMQLNAFEPVIAYRLLRGIDSLRNACDVLRTRCVQGITANPDRLKRFVEESIGIVTALVPVLGYAVSTEIAKEALESGRGVYDIVQARGLMTRERLDEVLNPASMIGR; via the coding sequence ATGATCGAGAAGACGCTCCATGGCAGGCCCACGCGCCTTGCCACGCTGGGCGCCGGGGAGGCGGTGGGCGAAGGGATCCTGCTCGACGAGTCGCCGCACGGGACGTCGGCCAAGTCCATCGAGCAGACGACCGCCTTTGTCCTCACCAAGGCGTCGATCCAGACGATCGTGAAGGACAACCCCACGCTCTACGCCGCCCTCGTGGCGCGCGCCGCGCGCGCCATCTCGCAGCGCCTGGCGGCCACCGACGCCACCATGGTCGGGCGCGGGCGGCGGCTTGGCTTCTCCGGGGCGGCGACGCGCACGGAGAAGGACCTGCTGGGCTCGCGCGAGATTCCCTACGACGCGCTGTACGGCGTCCAGACGCTGCGGGCGATGGAGAACTTCCCCATCACCGGCGTCGTGATCCGCGAGTTCCCCGCCCTCCTCGCCGCCCTGGCCGCGGTGAAGGAGGCGGCCGCCAAGGCCAACACCGAGCTCGGACTCCTGGACCAGGAACGCTGCGACGTCATTGTCCGCGCGGCAACCGAAGTGCGGCAGGGGCGGCACCACGAGCACTTCCTCGTCGACGTGATCCAGGGCGGTGCCGGGACCTCGACCAACATGAACGCGAACGAGGTCATCGCCAACCGCGCGCTCGAACTCCTCGGCGCCAAGCGCGGCGACTACGATCGCCTGCACCCCAACTCGCACGTCAACCTCTCCCAGTCCACCAACGACGTGTATCCCACCGCCGTGCGGCTGGCGCTGCATGGCGAGATCGAGAAGCTGCGCGTCGCCATGCGCGAGCTGGCACTGGCATTCAAGGCCAAGGGCGCGGAGTTCGCCCCGTTGCTCAAGATGGGGCGCACGCAGCTGCAAGACGCCGTCCCCATGACGCTGGGACAGGAGTTCACCGCCTTTGGCCATACCCTGCTCGAGGACGTGGACCGGCTGGGCGAGTCGCTCTCCCTCATCCGCGAGATCAGCATGGGGGCGACGGCGATCGGGACCGGGATCACCGCCCCCGCCGGCTACACCGAGTCGGTGCGCAAGCACCTCTCCGACGTGACCGGGCTGGAGCTGATCACCGCGCCCGACCTCGTCGAGGCCACGTCCGACACCGGAGCCTTTGTGCAGCTGTCCGGGGTGCTCAAGCGCTGCGCCGCCAAGCTCTCCAAGATCTGCAACGACCTGCGCCTCCTGTCGTCGGGGCCGCGCACCGGCTTTGGCGAGATCAACCTTCCGCCCATGCAGCCCGGCTCGTCGATCATGCCGGGCAAGGTGAACCCGGTCATTCCCGAAGTGGTGAACCAGGTCTGCTTCGAGATCATCGGCGGCGACGTGACGGTGACGATGGCCGCGGAAGCGGGGCAGATGCAGCTCAACGCCTTCGAGCCCGTGATTGCGTACCGCCTGCTGCGCGGCATCGACTCGCTGCGCAATGCCTGCGACGTGCTGCGCACGCGATGCGTGCAGGGGATCACGGCCAATCCCGACCGGTTGAAGCGATTCGTGGAGGAGTCGATCGGGATCGTGACGGCGCTGGTCCCGGTGCTTGGATATGCAGTGTCCACCGAGATCGCGAAGGAAGCGCTGGAGAGCGGGCGCGGCGTCTATGACATCGTGCAGGCACGCGGGCTCATGACGCGCGAGCGGCTCGACGAGGTCCTCAACCCGGCCTCGATGATCGGTCGGTAG
- the coxB gene encoding cytochrome c oxidase subunit II: MTLLVLAACSGGNYPNSTFLPTTENNREVTALWNRMMFWGTAVFVIVETILIFTIIKYRRRAGGPEPRHVHGNTLMEITWTLAPALILVLIAVPTVRTIFKTQAAAPENSLQVEVIGHQWWWEFRYPEYGITTANELYLPHGRPVNFALRTVDVLHSFWIPALAGKRDLISNKTNYLWFTPDSTGEAAFNGSCNEYCGSSHANMKFRVFTVAAADFETWAKHNAANAVFPPPAAPADSAAPLVRQASNVTAPAAAQPAPPAAATTPWQFPKEKIPAHTMPQTPLPAGLSIPDAVIAAGDAQRGFQTYSRSACIGCHKIRGNPSSLGIVGPDLTHVGSRYTIAAGLFPNDAKHLAHWLKNARKMKPGSLMQTLGKGEHDPIMNMTVQAGGLTDEQIADITAYLLSLK, from the coding sequence GTGACCCTTTTGGTGTTGGCCGCGTGCTCCGGCGGCAACTATCCAAACTCGACGTTCCTCCCCACGACGGAAAACAACCGCGAGGTCACCGCGCTCTGGAACAGGATGATGTTCTGGGGCACGGCCGTCTTCGTGATCGTGGAAACGATCCTCATCTTCACGATCATCAAGTACCGTCGCCGAGCGGGTGGTCCCGAGCCGCGTCACGTGCACGGCAACACGCTGATGGAGATCACGTGGACGCTTGCACCTGCGCTGATCCTGGTCCTGATCGCCGTGCCCACGGTGCGCACGATCTTCAAGACGCAGGCGGCCGCGCCGGAGAATTCGTTGCAGGTCGAGGTGATCGGACACCAGTGGTGGTGGGAGTTCCGGTACCCGGAGTACGGCATCACGACGGCGAACGAGCTGTATCTCCCGCACGGGCGTCCGGTGAACTTCGCGTTGCGCACGGTGGACGTGCTGCACTCGTTCTGGATCCCGGCGCTGGCCGGCAAGCGCGACCTGATCTCGAACAAGACGAATTACCTGTGGTTCACGCCGGATTCCACGGGTGAGGCGGCGTTCAACGGGAGCTGCAACGAGTACTGCGGTTCGTCGCACGCCAACATGAAGTTCCGGGTGTTCACGGTGGCGGCGGCCGACTTCGAGACGTGGGCAAAGCACAACGCGGCCAACGCGGTCTTCCCGCCGCCGGCGGCACCGGCCGACAGCGCGGCGCCGCTGGTGCGCCAGGCGAGCAACGTGACGGCGCCGGCCGCCGCCCAGCCCGCCCCGCCGGCAGCCGCAACGACGCCCTGGCAGTTCCCGAAGGAGAAGATCCCGGCGCACACGATGCCGCAGACGCCGCTCCCCGCCGGGCTCTCGATTCCCGACGCGGTGATTGCGGCTGGCGACGCGCAGCGCGGCTTCCAGACCTACTCGCGCTCGGCCTGCATCGGGTGCCACAAGATCCGCGGCAACCCCAGCTCGCTCGGCATCGTGGGGCCCGACCTCACGCACGTCGGGTCGCGCTACACCATCGCCGCCGGGCTCTTCCCGAACGACGCCAAGCACCTCGCGCACTGGCTCAAGAACGCCCGCAAGATGAAGCCCGGCTCGTTGATGCAGACGTTAGGCAAGGGCGAGCACGACCCCATCATGAACATGACGGTGCAAGCCGGCGGCCTGACCGATGAACAGATCGCCGACATCACCGCGTATCTCCTGAGCCTCAAGTAG
- a CDS encoding cytochrome c oxidase subunit 3: MSAHAEAAHGHHYTTTGLDNRKIAIWAFIGSECMLFASLISTYLIYKGKSLVGPFPHTPWTDPSSGKVYPAILNIPITSASTFVLLMSSLAMVLALSAVENKGKPLPPNAAFGDKLLASSKLWLWMTCLLGATFLGFQAYEFTSFVHEGLTIRRNLFGSSFFTLTGFHGAHVTAGVIWLGTLLAIDYKRGLQPSDALNVDIAALYWHFVDVVWIAIFTLLYLIPD; the protein is encoded by the coding sequence ATGTCCGCTCACGCTGAAGCAGCGCACGGCCACCACTACACGACCACCGGCCTCGACAACCGGAAAATCGCCATCTGGGCGTTCATCGGGTCGGAGTGCATGCTGTTTGCCTCGCTCATCTCGACCTACCTGATCTACAAGGGGAAGTCGCTCGTCGGCCCCTTCCCCCACACGCCGTGGACCGACCCGTCGTCGGGCAAGGTCTATCCCGCGATCCTCAACATCCCCATCACGTCGGCGTCGACCTTCGTCCTCCTCATGTCGTCGCTGGCGATGGTGCTGGCGCTCTCCGCCGTCGAGAACAAGGGGAAGCCGCTCCCGCCCAACGCCGCGTTCGGCGACAAGCTCCTGGCCTCGTCCAAGCTGTGGCTGTGGATGACGTGCCTCCTCGGCGCCACCTTCCTCGGCTTCCAGGCCTACGAGTTCACGTCGTTCGTCCATGAGGGGCTCACCATTCGCCGCAACCTCTTCGGCTCCTCGTTCTTCACGCTCACCGGCTTCCACGGGGCACACGTCACCGCCGGCGTCATCTGGCTGGGAACGCTCCTCGCCATCGACTACAAGCGCGGATTGCAGCCGTCGGATGCCCTCAACGTCGACATCGCCGCGCTCTACTGGCACTTCGTCGACGTCGTCTGGATCGCGATCTTCACGCTCCTCTACCTCATTCCGGACTGA